A segment of the Prochlorococcus marinus str. MIT 9215 genome:
ATGGGAAAGACTGCAGATTTACAGAAATTGCCTCAGAATTAACTAATTTTTTACTCAGATTTTTTGTAATATCTAATCCTTTGAGGAGCTCTTTTTAGTCTTTTGACGCTTTGTTTTTCAAGTTCGTCTCTAAATTTATCGGTATTTAAATTATTTTCCGAGAAAAGTGATTTACTTTCCTTATCTAAATACTTTTTTATACCTTCTTGAATTAAGACTTTTGCCATATTACTAACTGTTCTAGATTCATTATTGGCTAAAATAGTTAATTTCTCA
Coding sequences within it:
- a CDS encoding ribbon-helix-helix domain-containing protein, giving the protein MATRQNSTNGKPKSPRIQVVLPELICEKLTILANNESRTVSNMAKVLIQEGIKKYLDKESKSLFSENNLNTDKFRDELEKQSVKRLKRAPQRIRYYKKSE